From a region of the Planctomycetota bacterium genome:
- a CDS encoding bifunctional 3,4-dihydroxy-2-butanone-4-phosphate synthase/GTP cyclohydrolase II translates to MPLSPIPEILDELRAGKMIVLVDDESRENEGDLVAVAEHATPEAVNFMARDARGLICLSLTGEACDQLQLEPQAHRNTAQLGTAFTVSVDAHPKFGVTTGVSAHDRSRTIQVAIAPDAQPTDLLRPGHIFPLRARTGGVLVRAGQTEGAVDLARLAGFRPAAVICEIMNDDGTMARRPELEVFCEKHDMKMCSVADLISYRLRQDSLVRRVETVEMPNAWGNFTLHAFATDVDQEPHLALVKGDVTDGEPTLVRVHSECLTGDVFGSRRCDCGDQLAQAMAMIEAEGKGVLLYLRQEGRGIGLLNKLHAYKLQEQGLDTIEANEKLGLPADKRDYGIGSQILRDLGLKKLRILTNNPKKIHGIDGFGLEIVEQLPVAAPENKHNAAYLKTKRDRMGHAL, encoded by the coding sequence ATGCCGCTTTCCCCCATTCCGGAGATTCTCGACGAGTTGCGTGCCGGCAAGATGATCGTTCTGGTCGACGACGAGTCGCGCGAGAACGAGGGGGACTTGGTGGCGGTTGCCGAACACGCCACGCCCGAGGCCGTGAACTTCATGGCCCGCGACGCGCGCGGCTTGATCTGTCTTTCGCTCACCGGCGAGGCCTGTGATCAGCTTCAACTCGAGCCGCAGGCCCACCGCAACACGGCCCAGCTCGGCACCGCGTTTACCGTGAGCGTCGATGCCCATCCGAAGTTCGGCGTGACCACCGGCGTGAGCGCACACGATCGCAGCCGAACGATTCAGGTCGCCATCGCGCCCGACGCGCAGCCGACCGACCTGCTGCGGCCGGGGCACATCTTCCCGCTGCGCGCGCGAACCGGTGGCGTTCTCGTTCGTGCCGGGCAGACCGAGGGTGCGGTCGATCTGGCTCGGCTCGCGGGCTTCAGGCCGGCCGCCGTCATCTGCGAGATCATGAACGACGACGGCACGATGGCGCGCCGGCCGGAGTTGGAGGTCTTCTGCGAGAAGCACGACATGAAGATGTGCTCGGTCGCGGACCTGATCAGCTACCGCTTGCGCCAAGACTCGCTGGTCCGCCGTGTCGAAACCGTGGAGATGCCGAACGCTTGGGGCAACTTCACATTGCACGCCTTCGCGACCGACGTCGATCAGGAGCCACACCTTGCGTTGGTTAAAGGCGACGTGACCGATGGCGAGCCGACGCTGGTGCGGGTGCATAGCGAATGCCTGACGGGCGACGTCTTCGGCAGTCGGCGGTGTGACTGTGGCGACCAACTCGCGCAGGCGATGGCGATGATCGAGGCCGAGGGGAAAGGCGTGTTGTTGTACCTCCGCCAGGAAGGTCGCGGCATCGGTCTGCTGAACAAGCTCCACGCCTACAAGCTCCAGGAGCAGGGTCTGGACACGATCGAAGCAAACGAAAAGCTCGGCCTGCCGGCGGACAAGCGCGACTACGGCATCGGCTCGCAGATCCTTCGCGACCTCGGGCTCAAGAAGCTCCGCATCCTCACCAACAACCCCAAGAAGATCCACGGCATCGACGGCTTCGGCTTGGAGATCGTCGAGCAACTGCCGGTCGCCGCGCCCGAGAACAAGCACAACGCGGCGTACCTCAAAACCAAACGCGACCGAATGGGTCATGCGTTGTGA
- a CDS encoding glycoside hydrolase family 2 TIM barrel-domain containing protein, with product MKSLFATACALLLATTAYNVNAEEHNPAGPSVVEIQQTDDGWQLIRNGEPFYIKGMGGTGNRMGDLAAIGGNALRTWGVGPNTGKLLDDAHANGIAVILNIWLPHSRGENPEEVYTDPQLLDRLRNETRSAVEAHKNHPALLAWSLGNESEAENVHPAEYWAFLEELAALVQDLDPNHPVMTTTSELARPDEPFGQRIRENCPSIDIWGINSYGGMFSISQRLAEQRETGWNGPHIIMEFGPLGQWEVPKKFDVAPIEQSSTEKALQVAQLWNDQIVGDPNCLGGFGFLWGQKQEETHTWFGIFVETRPTGIFDTYQRLWTGSWPDDRAPSILDITPNFDEPIAPGSTHQAEVTAFDPEGKTLKFGWHLELRQPNALSYGKSEKRPQDLSTLLHYDGDAVTMTAPSEPGVYRLFILVEDPGGKVATANTIFKVE from the coding sequence ATGAAATCACTTTTCGCTACCGCCTGCGCACTGCTGCTGGCCACAACCGCTTACAACGTGAACGCAGAGGAACACAACCCCGCCGGGCCGTCGGTTGTCGAGATTCAACAAACCGACGACGGTTGGCAGCTGATCCGTAACGGCGAGCCGTTTTACATCAAGGGCATGGGCGGCACCGGCAACCGCATGGGTGACCTCGCGGCCATCGGCGGCAACGCGCTACGTACCTGGGGCGTCGGGCCCAACACGGGTAAGCTGCTCGACGACGCGCACGCCAACGGGATCGCCGTCATCCTCAACATCTGGCTTCCCCACTCGCGCGGCGAAAACCCTGAGGAGGTCTACACCGACCCGCAGCTTCTCGATCGCCTTCGCAACGAAACACGCAGCGCCGTCGAAGCCCACAAGAACCACCCGGCCCTGCTCGCGTGGTCGCTGGGCAACGAATCCGAAGCCGAGAACGTTCACCCAGCAGAGTACTGGGCTTTCCTCGAAGAACTTGCCGCGCTAGTGCAAGACCTTGATCCGAACCATCCGGTGATGACCACCACCAGCGAACTTGCCCGCCCTGATGAACCGTTCGGCCAGCGCATCCGCGAAAACTGTCCGTCGATCGACATCTGGGGCATCAATAGTTATGGCGGCATGTTTAGCATCAGCCAGCGCCTCGCCGAGCAGCGCGAGACCGGCTGGAATGGCCCGCACATCATCATGGAGTTCGGGCCGTTGGGCCAATGGGAAGTACCCAAGAAGTTCGACGTCGCCCCCATCGAACAATCATCCACCGAGAAAGCCCTACAAGTCGCGCAGCTCTGGAACGACCAAATCGTCGGCGACCCCAACTGCCTAGGCGGCTTCGGCTTCCTTTGGGGACAGAAGCAGGAAGAAACCCACACATGGTTCGGCATCTTCGTCGAGACGCGACCCACCGGCATCTTCGACACCTACCAACGCCTGTGGACCGGCAGTTGGCCCGACGATCGCGCGCCCTCGATCCTCGACATCACGCCGAACTTCGACGAGCCCATCGCACCGGGCAGCACGCACCAAGCGGAGGTCACCGCCTTCGACCCAGAGGGCAAGACGCTCAAGTTCGGCTGGCACCTCGAACTCCGCCAGCCCAACGCCCTGAGCTACGGGAAGTCCGAAAAGCGCCCGCAAGACCTCTCGACGCTACTCCATTACGACGGTGACGCGGTGACGATGACCGCGCCGAGCGAACCGGGCGTGTACCGCCTGTTCATCCTCGTCGAGGATCCCGGCGGCAAGGTTGCCACCGCGAACACGATCTTCAAGGTCGAGTAG
- a CDS encoding M48 family metalloprotease, whose translation MTRLLVLLPIIFWLTMPERESAYGAVDTGMFLSGFALIVLMYWGLVRVLLGRRDGGWGATGSARRGMSIARGLSVAWFVFGLYQLGFPAAIERLGLPGTALPAIVATLPAYACWAALHATRFPVERQMWEQSLADRLANGAPVHKPPTLWGYVSGQMRVGVLFAMVPVGGVLLLRDAAVWLLERSGIDTATPTAETAISFGGIAVIFLGAPVLLRRVLPTSSMAEGPLRDRLEHVARKTGLKFRDILIWHTDNAVANAAVMGLFPQVRYVLLSDLLIETMTDRQIEAVFAHEVGHVRHRHMVWYVVFVAVLMLILAGPGTDAERWLRSVWVDGGDAIAFAIVGVTIASFLFLLGLLSRQFEQQADVFAARNVTREPDAPEVMGAMVFSTALRRVAQINGMPMTVPPLRATPTGTVAWLLGHAGSFMHGTIRQRMDAVQEIASDSGRARRFDQRMFFVRALLLVLLAAGGFWLWMAPS comes from the coding sequence ATGACGCGCCTCCTCGTCCTTCTGCCGATCATCTTCTGGCTGACGATGCCGGAGCGTGAGTCGGCGTACGGCGCGGTCGATACGGGTATGTTTCTGAGTGGTTTTGCCCTGATCGTCTTGATGTACTGGGGGCTCGTGCGGGTCTTGCTCGGTCGGCGTGACGGCGGTTGGGGCGCGACCGGTTCGGCACGAAGGGGCATGTCCATCGCGCGCGGGCTGAGCGTGGCTTGGTTCGTGTTCGGGCTCTACCAACTCGGCTTCCCCGCCGCGATCGAACGGCTCGGCCTCCCGGGAACCGCCTTGCCGGCGATCGTTGCGACGTTGCCGGCATACGCGTGTTGGGCCGCGCTGCACGCGACGCGTTTTCCGGTGGAGCGGCAGATGTGGGAGCAGTCGCTCGCGGATCGGTTGGCCAACGGAGCGCCGGTCCACAAGCCGCCAACGCTCTGGGGTTACGTGTCGGGTCAGATGCGGGTGGGGGTGCTGTTCGCGATGGTGCCGGTCGGCGGCGTGCTGTTGTTGCGTGACGCGGCCGTGTGGTTGCTCGAGCGGTCGGGGATCGACACCGCGACCCCCACGGCTGAAACGGCCATCAGCTTCGGCGGTATCGCGGTGATCTTTCTAGGTGCGCCGGTGCTGCTGCGTCGTGTCTTGCCGACGTCGTCGATGGCCGAAGGCCCGTTGCGTGACCGACTTGAACACGTCGCACGCAAGACCGGTCTGAAGTTCCGCGACATCCTGATCTGGCACACCGACAACGCCGTCGCCAATGCGGCGGTCATGGGCCTGTTCCCGCAGGTACGGTACGTGCTGTTGAGTGATCTGTTGATCGAAACGATGACCGATCGCCAGATCGAGGCGGTGTTTGCCCACGAAGTCGGGCATGTTCGGCATCGTCATATGGTGTGGTATGTCGTGTTCGTCGCGGTGTTGATGCTGATCCTCGCCGGGCCGGGGACCGATGCCGAGCGGTGGCTGCGGAGCGTGTGGGTCGACGGCGGCGATGCGATTGCGTTCGCCATCGTGGGTGTCACGATCGCGTCCTTCCTTTTCCTGCTTGGCTTGCTCTCGCGGCAGTTTGAGCAGCAGGCCGATGTCTTCGCCGCCCGCAACGTCACACGCGAGCCCGATGCGCCGGAAGTCATGGGAGCGATGGTTTTCTCGACCGCGCTGCGGCGTGTGGCACAGATCAACGGCATGCCGATGACGGTGCCGCCGCTGCGGGCGACGCCGACCGGAACCGTGGCGTGGTTGCTTGGCCACGCCGGCAGTTTCATGCACGGCACAATTCGTCAACGTATGGACGCCGTCCAGGAAATCGCCAGCGACTCGGGCAGGGCACGACGGTTCGATCAGCGAATGTTCTTCGTGCGGGCGTTGTTGTTGGTGCTGTTGGCGGCTGGAGGGTTTTGGCTCTGGATGGCACCGTCATGA
- a CDS encoding DUF429 domain-containing protein — protein sequence MKVETVVGVDFSGGKHAGRAIWLATAEVGPRLKLRALQRLETLAGTRDRDPALAHLVDVIAESQRALWGMDFPFGLPVEMASDGWPAQLAAIAAWEDGAQEYGRMLYKRSLAEQGKGHVRRTTDVLTKTPFDCYHYRIIYQTFHGMRDVLRPLRGTPRTAILPFEPATPADRIVVETCPSSTLKRLDLPHQNYKQPGGKPVDDKRRATRRAIFAGLKGLIDIPPHQRRKAMTDPGGDALDAIIAAVGSWHGYKTADHDEVAGHERAAREGWIYA from the coding sequence ATGAAGGTCGAAACGGTCGTCGGCGTTGATTTTTCGGGCGGCAAACATGCCGGCCGAGCGATCTGGCTCGCAACGGCCGAGGTCGGTCCGCGACTCAAGCTCCGCGCGTTGCAGCGTCTCGAAACCCTCGCCGGAACGCGTGATCGTGACCCGGCGCTAGCGCATCTGGTCGATGTGATTGCAGAGTCGCAACGTGCGTTGTGGGGCATGGACTTTCCGTTCGGTCTACCAGTCGAAATGGCTTCGGACGGTTGGCCCGCGCAGCTCGCCGCCATCGCCGCATGGGAAGACGGTGCCCAGGAATACGGCCGGATGCTTTACAAGCGGAGCCTCGCCGAGCAGGGCAAGGGGCACGTCCGCCGCACCACCGACGTGCTCACGAAAACCCCGTTCGACTGCTATCACTACCGCATCATCTACCAGACATTTCACGGCATGCGTGATGTTCTGCGTCCGCTGCGCGGCACGCCGAGGACGGCTATTCTGCCGTTCGAACCGGCAACCCCAGCCGATCGGATCGTCGTCGAAACCTGCCCGAGCAGCACGCTCAAGCGTCTTGATCTGCCGCACCAGAACTACAAACAGCCGGGCGGCAAGCCGGTCGACGATAAACGCCGCGCGACACGCCGTGCGATTTTCGCCGGGCTCAAGGGTCTGATCGATATCCCGCCGCACCAACGCCGCAAGGCGATGACCGATCCTGGCGGCGATGCACTCGACGCCATCATCGCGGCGGTCGGCAGTTGGCATGGCTACAAAACGGCCGACCACGACGAGGTGGCCGGCCATGAGCGTGCGGCACGTGAGGGATGGATCTACGCCTGA